The Phycisphaerales bacterium AB-hyl4 genome has a window encoding:
- a CDS encoding FHA domain-containing protein — MLKLLAVHRDGSEKLLRVHPGKADVLGRRAPRLTLEDSCVSRQHARVWFENDCWWLVDLDSTHGTWVNHDRVEQPTPLRLGDEIRLGRMLLVVREADATADDSPTNPTSTPPAAAAETQAKAAAASPPDDHPKPDRDAREASSASASQDRLDPTTPLQADEVIIAPSVSLDDAAIATPYAPSPTPQLAADESAPAITFTTFGDSPANADDNGLARHDPRREEDIDPLADDQANDPDATPTTLNGAARRDPVAGNFGVIFPQTGRPGGSHHNRHSRPSSSDRTARHSDAGQKHSRWVTLAAFAVAGTMAAVATTAWLMYPG, encoded by the coding sequence ATGTTGAAGTTGCTCGCGGTTCATCGCGATGGTTCGGAGAAACTGCTCCGTGTACACCCCGGCAAGGCCGACGTGCTCGGCCGACGGGCGCCGCGCCTGACACTCGAAGACTCCTGCGTCTCACGTCAGCATGCCCGGGTCTGGTTTGAAAATGATTGCTGGTGGCTGGTCGACCTCGACTCCACCCATGGCACGTGGGTGAACCACGACCGCGTCGAGCAGCCCACGCCCCTGCGACTCGGCGACGAGATCCGCCTCGGCCGTATGCTGCTGGTCGTCCGCGAAGCCGACGCCACAGCCGACGACTCGCCCACCAACCCGACCTCAACGCCACCCGCCGCCGCCGCGGAAACCCAGGCAAAAGCTGCCGCCGCGTCGCCCCCCGACGATCACCCCAAGCCCGATCGCGACGCGCGCGAAGCATCGTCCGCCTCAGCCTCACAAGATCGCCTCGACCCCACCACGCCCCTCCAGGCCGACGAGGTCATCATCGCGCCATCCGTCTCACTGGACGATGCCGCCATCGCCACGCCCTACGCCCCCTCGCCGACACCCCAACTCGCCGCCGACGAGTCTGCCCCCGCGATCACCTTCACAACCTTCGGCGACTCGCCGGCCAACGCCGACGACAACGGCCTCGCCCGACACGACCCGCGCCGCGAGGAAGACATCGACCCCCTCGCCGACGATCAGGCCAACGACCCCGACGCCACGCCGACCACCCTCAACGGCGCCGCCCGCCGCGACCCGGTCGCCGGCAACTTCGGCGTCATCTTCCCCCAGACCGGCCGACCCGGCGGCAGCCACCACAACCGCCACAGCCGACCATCTTCCAGCGACCGCACCGCCAGGCACAGCGATGCCGGCCAGAAGCACAGCCGATGGGTCACCCTCGCCGCCTTCGCCGTCGCCGGCACGATGGCCGCCGTCGCCACCACCGCCTGGCTGATGTACCCCGGCTGA
- the glnA gene encoding type I glutamate--ammonia ligase, which produces MTPDEVIKLAKEKNCKMLDLRFMDFPGKWQHTSYPISELNKDSLEEGFGFDGSSIRGWQAINESDMLLRPVLDTAFVDPFFKEPTLVLVCDIADPVTGEDYTRDPRSIAKKTEAYLKSSGLADTAFLGPEAEFFVFNNVQYSSDPQHSFFRIDSPEAIWNTGKGEDGGNLGHKNRYKEGYFPVPPNDTLMDLRTEMTLTMIEAGIDVECQHHEVAGAGQCEIDVRFAPLVEMGDKLTLYKYIVKNVAAKHGLSATFLPKPVYGDNGSGMHTHLSLWKDGKPLFAGDGYSGLSQMAMHAIGGVLKHAPALLAFTNPSTNSYKRLVPGYEAPVNLAYSQRNRSASVRIPVYSKSPKSKRLEFRCPDPSCNPYLAFAALTMAAVDGIQNKIDPGDPLDVNIYDLEPEEAANIPKTPGTLEEALTALQNDHEFLLKGDVFTPDVISTWIGYKMENEVDALKLRPHPHEFMMYYDI; this is translated from the coding sequence ATGACGCCTGACGAAGTAATCAAGCTCGCCAAGGAAAAGAACTGCAAAATGCTCGACCTGCGGTTCATGGACTTCCCCGGCAAGTGGCAGCACACCAGCTACCCCATCAGCGAACTCAACAAAGACTCCCTCGAAGAAGGCTTCGGCTTCGATGGCTCGTCCATCCGCGGCTGGCAGGCCATCAACGAATCCGACATGCTCCTTCGCCCCGTCCTCGACACCGCGTTCGTCGACCCGTTCTTCAAAGAGCCTACCCTCGTCCTCGTCTGCGACATCGCAGACCCCGTCACCGGCGAAGACTACACCCGCGACCCACGCTCCATCGCCAAGAAGACCGAGGCCTACCTCAAGTCCTCAGGCCTCGCCGACACCGCCTTCCTCGGACCCGAAGCCGAGTTCTTCGTCTTCAACAACGTCCAGTACAGTTCCGACCCACAGCACAGCTTCTTCCGCATCGACTCGCCCGAAGCCATCTGGAACACCGGCAAAGGCGAAGACGGCGGCAACCTCGGCCACAAGAACCGCTACAAGGAAGGCTACTTCCCCGTCCCGCCAAACGACACGCTCATGGACCTGCGCACCGAGATGACGCTGACCATGATCGAAGCCGGCATCGACGTCGAATGCCAGCACCACGAGGTCGCCGGCGCAGGCCAATGCGAAATCGACGTCCGCTTCGCACCCCTCGTCGAGATGGGCGACAAGCTCACCCTCTACAAATACATCGTCAAAAACGTCGCCGCGAAGCATGGCCTCTCCGCCACCTTCCTCCCCAAACCCGTCTACGGCGACAACGGATCGGGCATGCACACCCACCTCTCCCTCTGGAAAGACGGCAAGCCCCTGTTCGCAGGCGACGGCTACTCCGGCCTCAGCCAGATGGCCATGCACGCCATCGGCGGCGTCCTCAAGCACGCCCCCGCACTGCTCGCCTTCACCAACCCCTCCACCAACAGCTACAAGCGGCTCGTGCCCGGCTACGAAGCCCCGGTCAACCTCGCCTACAGCCAGCGAAACCGCTCCGCCAGCGTCCGCATCCCGGTCTACTCCAAGTCGCCTAAGTCCAAGCGACTCGAGTTCCGCTGCCCCGACCCCTCGTGCAACCCGTACCTCGCCTTCGCGGCGCTGACGATGGCGGCCGTGGACGGCATCCAGAACAAGATCGACCCCGGCGATCCCTTGGACGTGAACATCTACGACCTCGAACCCGAAGAAGCGGCCAACATCCCCAAGACCCCCGGCACACTCGAAGAGGCGCTCACCGCGTTGCAGAACGACCACGAGTTCCTCCTCAAGGGTGACGTGTTCACCCCCGACGTCATCTCCACCTGGATCGGATACAAGATGGAGAACGAAGTCGACGCCCTGAAGCTTCGCCCGCATCCGCACGAGTTCATGATGTACTACGACATCTGA
- a CDS encoding DUF1801 domain-containing protein: MPPLLSGGNPQIAKADGDAPVQSYIAAMPGWKCDVGRRLDALIVRTVPDVRKAVRWNSPFYGIEGQGWFLTFHCFTKYVKVAFLNGASLRPLPPVESKDPSTRYFHIHEADHLDDEIMASWIKQASELPGEHLFR; the protein is encoded by the coding sequence ATGCCACCCCTCCTATCCGGTGGCAATCCTCAGATCGCAAAGGCCGACGGCGACGCCCCCGTGCAGTCCTACATCGCGGCCATGCCAGGCTGGAAATGCGATGTCGGACGCCGCCTCGACGCTCTGATTGTGCGGACCGTGCCCGACGTGCGCAAGGCGGTGAGATGGAACTCGCCGTTCTATGGCATCGAAGGGCAAGGTTGGTTCCTTACCTTTCATTGCTTCACAAAGTACGTCAAGGTGGCATTCCTCAATGGTGCGTCGCTGCGCCCCCTCCCGCCGGTCGAATCCAAAGATCCGAGCACGCGCTACTTTCACATCCATGAAGCCGACCACCTGGACGACGAGATCATGGCGAGTTGGATCAAACAGGCGTCGGAGTTGCCCGGCGAGCATCTGTTCCGGTGA
- a CDS encoding ribulokinase, translating into MPRSRSRSTKLPLALGLDFGTESVRALLVTLDGVEHGSAAERYKHGQITDKLPGTRTKLPPDFAFQHPQDWLDASGRAVKRALKQARADGEQVIGVGVDFTSCTMLPTLRDGTPLCTFQSFRKHMFAWPKLWKHHGAKSQTLRFNELARQRKEPWLDRYGGIIGLEWFFPKVLETLEEAPAVYDAADVWLEAGDWYVWQLVGSEAKDLPRSTCQAGYKAMWNSDTGYPSPGFFKALHPKLEHVVRDKMPGRLLAPGEKAGELTPRMARKLGLKAGTPVSAAVIDAHAGVPGAGVSEAGTFVMVMGTSSCHMLNNKEERLVPGVAGVVEGGILPGYFGYETGQAAVGDAFDWLRRTVGEKSFKALDRKARDLPPGAEGVLCLDWMNGCRTPLMDGSLKGAFLGLTLNHGPEHMYRALLEASAFGVRWIIDLLEEGGVPVRKLVATGGLPHHNPLLVQIYADVMGRQITVHPSTQGPALGAAILGVLAAGKSASGFASPGAAIKAMAEADPKRKDRKPIIVKPDRKATRIYTEQYIRYRQWADTLAAAPG; encoded by the coding sequence ATGCCTCGCTCCCGATCACGTTCAACAAAGTTGCCGCTGGCACTCGGGCTGGACTTCGGCACTGAATCGGTCCGGGCGTTGCTTGTGACGCTGGATGGCGTGGAGCATGGCTCGGCCGCCGAGCGTTACAAGCACGGCCAGATCACCGACAAGCTGCCCGGCACGCGCACGAAGCTGCCGCCGGACTTCGCCTTTCAACATCCGCAGGACTGGCTCGACGCGTCCGGCCGAGCGGTGAAGCGGGCGCTCAAGCAGGCCCGCGCCGATGGTGAACAGGTCATCGGCGTCGGCGTGGACTTCACCAGTTGCACCATGCTGCCGACGCTGCGCGACGGGACGCCGTTGTGCACGTTCCAGTCATTCCGCAAACATATGTTCGCCTGGCCGAAGCTGTGGAAGCATCACGGCGCGAAGTCGCAGACCCTGCGGTTCAACGAACTCGCCCGCCAGCGCAAAGAGCCCTGGCTCGACCGCTACGGCGGGATCATCGGCCTCGAGTGGTTCTTCCCCAAAGTGCTCGAAACACTCGAAGAAGCGCCGGCGGTATATGACGCGGCTGACGTCTGGTTGGAAGCGGGCGACTGGTATGTCTGGCAACTGGTCGGCAGCGAAGCGAAAGACCTGCCTCGTTCGACCTGCCAGGCCGGCTACAAGGCGATGTGGAACAGCGACACCGGCTATCCATCGCCAGGCTTTTTCAAAGCGCTGCACCCGAAGCTGGAGCATGTCGTACGCGACAAGATGCCCGGCCGACTGCTCGCGCCTGGCGAGAAGGCGGGCGAACTCACGCCGCGCATGGCGCGCAAGCTCGGCCTGAAGGCGGGCACACCCGTCAGCGCCGCCGTGATCGACGCGCATGCCGGCGTGCCCGGCGCGGGCGTTTCCGAGGCGGGCACGTTTGTCATGGTCATGGGCACGAGCAGTTGCCACATGCTCAACAACAAAGAAGAGCGCCTCGTGCCCGGCGTCGCCGGCGTGGTCGAAGGCGGCATCCTGCCAGGCTACTTCGGCTATGAAACCGGACAGGCCGCGGTGGGCGACGCCTTCGATTGGCTACGTCGTACGGTCGGCGAGAAGTCGTTCAAGGCGCTCGACCGCAAAGCCCGCGACCTGCCGCCCGGCGCGGAAGGTGTGTTGTGCCTTGATTGGATGAACGGCTGCCGAACGCCGTTGATGGACGGCTCACTCAAAGGCGCGTTTCTCGGCCTCACACTCAACCACGGGCCCGAGCACATGTATCGCGCGTTGCTCGAAGCGTCGGCCTTCGGCGTGCGATGGATCATCGATCTGCTCGAAGAGGGCGGCGTGCCGGTGCGCAAGCTCGTCGCCACGGGCGGCCTGCCGCATCACAACCCGCTGCTCGTGCAGATCTACGCCGACGTGATGGGGCGGCAGATCACCGTGCACCCATCGACCCAGGGGCCCGCGCTGGGGGCAGCGATTCTCGGCGTGCTCGCGGCGGGCAAGTCCGCCAGCGGCTTTGCCTCGCCCGGTGCTGCGATCAAAGCGATGGCCGAGGCCGACCCGAAGCGTAAAGATCGCAAGCCGATCATCGTCAAACCCGACCGCAAAGCGACCCGCATCTACACCGAGCAGTACATCCGTTATCGCCAGTGGGCCGACACGCTCGCGGCCGCGCCGGGTTGA
- a CDS encoding autotransporter domain-containing protein: MGRLQASVWMSAVAVTWALAAGPSFAATITWTGDGGGDPSWNNAGNWDDSSPPQPGDDLVFAGQDQLSAFNNLGDGISYGGITFNSTAGAFTLAGDDIVIAAGGSLVNQSSSTQNIALDIEAAGNLNLNANAGNLQVLGNVAISDAASTLTVLGGSNTRFGGQVTGDGALAFQGGGQLTLTRANTYSGGTTIDGGNVLIENHQAFGTGDVSVTGNSFLAANAELDNAIANDFNISSGVTLTLGGDEQMSFAGNLSGEGNILKTDDAFVILVGDDSTDFTGTLTIEDGVIALATPLGGDVVLNDGELQIFADDVVAADQDLTLAGGTLVVGGNHALDANVQLTGDINVLGGEFVTLEFGGPFQVQGDRTLDIAADTRLLLDNLTSDTAGRTLTMVGNGWLEIADDGSNFNGDVLMNAGTLAVGGDLNANITVNDGAQLQGNGSIVGNVRINTGGSHAAGQSIEGNYTLVSGGQLSISYNVVNGEINATSLDIDGQATLEQNSTVAISGQGTIAVGDSIVAITTTDGITDFGALLDAQSSFLVWSSAVVGNNYVLTALQGSLFVDDAVGRNNRAVATALDRMALTGINDSQQAMLEELEQLLETDNAAYNRALRQLAPEQVQAMPTTIVQVARNMQQTFSTRMGQQRLGIVAAPGSSSPNASPTFAGVGGLSLASAELSPTMLAHAISAAQPGQPRVDPRLQTRDFVHDWHVDVQTFGLYRSQDRSGEQLGYTAHTGGFLVSADRSITPNWRVGMNAGYAHSNFDFRDNRGAGYTDHFRAGPYASYNRGDWFVDTALSAGYHRNSLSRRVNVGQFEAGASADSQDFDVAAYLGAGYDFQLPYGVTLTPFAALDYLFYMQGSFNESGAGPANLEVDRTTTNSLNTTFGARAFHVIPVGNAVVVPELTLGYRYALFDEHETTARFAGTPTSFTVTNDLDSKHTALLGAGASALIGETISIYGKLQSELGSNNTNHLLSLGMQFRF; this comes from the coding sequence ATGGGACGTCTGCAAGCATCGGTATGGATGTCAGCGGTGGCAGTGACATGGGCGCTCGCGGCCGGGCCGAGCTTCGCGGCGACAATCACCTGGACCGGCGACGGCGGCGGCGACCCCAGCTGGAACAACGCCGGCAACTGGGACGACTCCTCACCGCCGCAGCCCGGCGACGACCTCGTCTTCGCCGGCCAGGATCAACTCAGCGCGTTTAACAACCTCGGCGACGGCATCAGCTACGGCGGCATCACCTTCAACAGCACCGCCGGCGCGTTCACCCTCGCGGGCGACGACATCGTCATCGCCGCCGGCGGCTCGCTGGTTAACCAGTCCAGCAGCACGCAGAACATCGCCCTGGACATCGAAGCCGCGGGCAACCTCAACCTCAACGCCAACGCCGGCAACCTGCAGGTCCTCGGCAACGTCGCGATCAGCGACGCCGCCAGCACGCTGACCGTCCTCGGCGGCTCCAACACACGCTTCGGCGGACAAGTCACCGGCGACGGCGCACTCGCCTTCCAGGGCGGAGGCCAACTCACCCTCACCCGGGCCAACACCTACTCCGGCGGCACGACCATCGACGGCGGCAACGTCCTCATCGAAAACCACCAGGCCTTCGGCACGGGCGACGTCAGCGTCACCGGCAACAGCTTCCTCGCCGCAAACGCCGAGCTCGACAACGCCATCGCCAACGACTTCAACATCAGCAGCGGCGTCACCCTCACCCTCGGCGGCGATGAGCAGATGAGCTTCGCAGGCAACCTCTCCGGCGAAGGCAATATCCTCAAAACCGACGACGCGTTCGTCATTCTCGTCGGCGACGACAGCACCGACTTCACCGGCACGCTCACCATCGAAGACGGCGTAATCGCGCTGGCGACCCCGCTCGGCGGCGATGTCGTGCTCAACGACGGCGAACTGCAGATCTTCGCAGACGACGTCGTCGCAGCGGACCAGGACCTCACCCTCGCAGGCGGCACGCTAGTCGTCGGCGGCAACCACGCGCTCGACGCGAACGTGCAACTGACCGGCGACATCAATGTGCTCGGCGGCGAGTTCGTCACGCTCGAATTCGGCGGGCCCTTCCAGGTGCAAGGCGACCGCACGCTCGACATCGCAGCCGACACCCGCCTCCTGCTGGACAACCTCACCAGCGACACCGCCGGCCGAACGCTCACCATGGTCGGCAACGGTTGGCTGGAAATCGCCGACGACGGCAGCAACTTCAACGGCGACGTCCTCATGAACGCCGGCACCCTCGCCGTCGGAGGCGACCTCAACGCCAACATCACCGTCAACGACGGCGCTCAGCTTCAAGGCAACGGCTCGATCGTCGGCAACGTTCGAATCAACACCGGCGGCAGCCACGCCGCGGGCCAGTCCATCGAAGGCAACTACACCCTCGTCTCCGGCGGACAACTGAGCATCAGCTACAACGTCGTCAACGGCGAGATCAACGCCACCAGCCTCGACATCGACGGCCAGGCCACCCTCGAACAGAACAGCACCGTCGCCATCTCCGGCCAGGGCACGATCGCCGTCGGCGACAGCATCGTCGCCATCACCACCACCGACGGCATCACCGACTTCGGCGCGCTGCTCGACGCCCAGTCCAGCTTCCTCGTCTGGTCTTCCGCCGTCGTCGGCAACAACTATGTCCTCACCGCCCTGCAAGGCTCGCTGTTCGTCGACGACGCCGTCGGCCGTAACAACCGAGCCGTGGCGACCGCGCTTGATCGGATGGCCCTGACCGGCATCAACGACTCGCAGCAAGCGATGCTCGAAGAGCTTGAGCAGCTGCTCGAAACCGACAACGCCGCGTACAACCGCGCCCTTCGGCAGCTTGCCCCCGAGCAGGTGCAGGCCATGCCCACCACGATCGTGCAGGTCGCTCGCAACATGCAGCAGACCTTCAGCACGCGCATGGGCCAACAGCGCCTCGGCATCGTCGCCGCGCCGGGCAGCAGCTCGCCCAACGCCTCGCCCACGTTCGCCGGCGTGGGCGGCCTCTCGCTGGCCAGCGCCGAGCTGAGCCCCACCATGCTCGCGCACGCGATCAGCGCTGCCCAGCCCGGCCAGCCACGCGTCGACCCCCGCCTCCAGACCCGCGACTTCGTGCATGACTGGCATGTCGACGTGCAGACGTTCGGCCTCTACCGCAGCCAGGATCGCTCGGGCGAACAGCTCGGCTACACCGCCCACACCGGCGGCTTCCTCGTCTCCGCTGACCGCAGCATCACCCCCAACTGGCGCGTCGGCATGAACGCCGGCTACGCCCACTCCAACTTCGACTTCCGCGACAACCGCGGCGCAGGCTACACCGACCACTTCCGCGCCGGCCCCTACGCCAGCTACAACCGCGGCGACTGGTTCGTCGACACCGCACTCAGCGCCGGCTACCACCGCAACAGCCTCAGCCGACGCGTCAACGTCGGACAGTTCGAGGCCGGCGCCAGTGCCGACAGCCAGGACTTCGACGTCGCCGCATACCTCGGTGCAGGCTACGACTTCCAACTGCCCTATGGCGTTACCCTCACCCCCTTCGCCGCCCTCGATTACCTCTTCTACATGCAAGGCAGCTTCAACGAGTCCGGCGCGGGCCCGGCCAACCTTGAAGTCGACCGCACGACCACCAACTCGCTGAACACCACATTCGGCGCGCGAGCGTTCCACGTTATCCCCGTCGGCAACGCGGTCGTCGTGCCCGAACTCACCCTCGGCTATCGCTACGCCCTCTTTGACGAACACGAAACCACCGCCCGCTTCGCCGGCACGCCCACCAGCTTCACGGTCACCAACGACCTCGACAGCAAGCACACCGCCCTCCTCGGCGCAGGCGCGTCCGCCCTCATCGGCGAAACCATCTCCATCTACGGAAAGCTCCAAAGCGAGCTCGGCTCGAACAACACCAACCACCTGCTCAGCCTCGGCATGCAGTTCCGGTTCTAA
- a CDS encoding lysostaphin resistance A-like protein encodes MNAADGGTRRGGGAIAAAWVVMLVCVVVMMLLQRVGDPEPSMAIDAGPTMDQTFSGRLIVGINQLGEQAGVDVEQTTRSMLEEFEASAFSPGAHLRVVILEAELDGPEPARERLAAVLAAMDAAEGETDIGDMVQTSWRDAQTLHAIYEAAVLGEPTMDLTDEDRAMLLAGQGWFGRLALSHDPATREASPSFRESVLGEATRTVLAAVGVLVGLVVAVLVGLGLLILAVVLWADGRLRMRYRPVRGPTGPFLEAAALFLLLMLVLSVGLGLGEAMIGVPMSPLLYVLVPLAMFWPLVRGVSWRRWCNGMGWQQGAGVWREVGSGLVGYVAGLPIIALGLAMTVLLSGWLAEDADHPVAEELFTGGTMELVLVLLLAVVWAPVVEEAIFRGAFYHHMRRRWNAVVSGLVVGVIFAAIHPQGIAGIPVLTAVAVVLSMIREWRGSLIGPIAAHAVHNFGATMILLLVMR; translated from the coding sequence ATGAACGCAGCGGATGGTGGGACGAGGCGTGGCGGGGGGGCGATTGCCGCTGCGTGGGTGGTGATGCTGGTGTGTGTCGTGGTGATGATGCTGCTGCAACGGGTCGGCGATCCCGAGCCGAGCATGGCGATCGATGCCGGGCCGACGATGGATCAGACGTTCTCCGGTCGGTTGATCGTGGGCATCAACCAGTTGGGCGAGCAGGCCGGCGTGGATGTGGAGCAGACGACACGGTCGATGCTGGAGGAGTTTGAGGCGTCGGCTTTTTCGCCGGGCGCGCATCTGCGTGTGGTGATTCTGGAGGCGGAACTGGACGGGCCCGAGCCGGCACGCGAGCGGCTGGCGGCGGTGCTGGCGGCGATGGATGCGGCGGAGGGGGAGACAGACATCGGGGACATGGTGCAGACGTCATGGCGGGATGCGCAGACGTTGCACGCGATCTACGAGGCGGCGGTGCTCGGCGAGCCGACGATGGACCTGACCGACGAGGACCGGGCAATGCTGCTGGCCGGGCAGGGGTGGTTTGGCCGACTGGCGTTGAGTCATGACCCGGCCACGCGGGAGGCTTCGCCGAGCTTCCGCGAGTCGGTGTTGGGCGAGGCGACGCGGACGGTGCTGGCGGCGGTGGGCGTGCTGGTGGGGCTGGTGGTTGCGGTGCTGGTGGGGCTGGGGTTGTTGATTCTGGCGGTGGTGCTGTGGGCGGACGGTCGGCTGCGGATGCGGTATCGGCCGGTGCGCGGGCCGACGGGGCCGTTCCTTGAAGCGGCGGCGTTGTTCCTGTTGCTGATGCTGGTGCTGTCAGTGGGGCTGGGGCTGGGTGAGGCGATGATCGGCGTGCCGATGTCGCCGCTGCTGTATGTGCTCGTGCCGCTGGCGATGTTCTGGCCGTTGGTGCGCGGGGTGAGCTGGCGGCGATGGTGCAATGGGATGGGGTGGCAGCAGGGCGCGGGCGTGTGGCGGGAGGTGGGCAGCGGGCTGGTGGGGTATGTGGCCGGCCTGCCGATCATCGCGCTGGGGCTGGCGATGACGGTGCTGCTGTCAGGCTGGCTGGCGGAAGACGCGGATCATCCGGTGGCGGAAGAGCTTTTTACCGGCGGGACGATGGAACTGGTGCTGGTGCTGCTGCTGGCTGTGGTGTGGGCGCCGGTGGTGGAAGAGGCGATCTTCCGTGGAGCGTTTTACCACCACATGCGTCGGCGGTGGAACGCGGTCGTGTCGGGGCTGGTGGTGGGGGTGATTTTTGCGGCGATTCACCCGCAGGGCATCGCGGGCATCCCGGTGCTGACCGCGGTGGCGGTGGTGCTGTCGATGATCCGCGAATGGCGAGGGAGCCTGATCGGGCCGATCGCGGCGCACGCGGTGCACAACTTCGGAGCAACGATGATCCTGTTGCTGGTGATGCGTTGA
- a CDS encoding phosphoribosylformylglycinamidine synthase subunit PurQ, whose protein sequence is MKPNTLIIRTAGTNCDRELAHAFQLAGADTHTLHLNELIEHPDRLETFDIVGFPGGFSYGDDISAGRIFANRLRHRLYEPLLAAIDRGVPMIGICNGFQVLVKLGLLPDPHASEQLVTLADNTLGRFIDKWTPMAADPASACVWTKGLDPFDLPIAHGEGRLAVRNDNVLQQLREQGQIALRYAPGHNPNGSADDIAGLCDPTGLVLGLMPHPERFVDPTQHPQWTRRGDKFLQAEAPGLTFFRNAVQHVQTPTNVNAG, encoded by the coding sequence ATGAAGCCCAATACACTCATTATCCGTACCGCCGGCACGAACTGCGACCGCGAACTGGCACACGCCTTCCAGCTCGCCGGCGCAGACACCCACACCCTGCACCTCAACGAGCTGATCGAGCACCCCGATCGCCTTGAAACCTTCGACATCGTCGGCTTCCCCGGCGGATTCAGCTACGGCGACGACATCTCCGCAGGCCGAATCTTCGCCAACCGCCTTCGACACCGCCTTTACGAGCCCCTGCTCGCCGCCATCGACCGCGGCGTGCCCATGATCGGCATCTGCAACGGCTTCCAGGTCCTCGTCAAGCTCGGCCTGCTGCCCGACCCGCACGCCAGCGAGCAGCTCGTCACCCTCGCCGACAACACGCTCGGCCGATTCATCGACAAGTGGACCCCCATGGCCGCCGACCCCGCCTCCGCCTGCGTCTGGACCAAAGGCCTCGACCCGTTCGACCTGCCCATCGCCCACGGCGAGGGCCGACTCGCGGTGCGCAACGACAACGTCCTCCAGCAGCTCCGCGAGCAGGGCCAGATCGCCCTCCGCTACGCCCCGGGCCACAACCCCAACGGCTCGGCCGACGACATCGCCGGCCTCTGCGACCCCACCGGCCTCGTGCTCGGCCTCATGCCCCACCCCGAACGCTTCGTCGACCCCACCCAGCATCCCCAATGGACCCGCCGCGGCGACAAGTTCCTCCAGGCCGAAGCCCCGGGCCTGACCTTCTTCCGCAACGCCGTGCAACACGTCCAGACCCCCACCAACGTCAACGCCGGCTGA